The Rhipicephalus sanguineus isolate Rsan-2018 chromosome 4, BIME_Rsan_1.4, whole genome shotgun sequence DNA window AAGATTGTGCGTTTAAAATGTTTCGCAGAAATACATGgttcgacgaaaattctaaaagctgtgatttatatcatgtagatccacttatcgaatttgaaattccgatatctttagacagaagtgtggaaacccttattcaccgattaaggctaggaactgcctacaccaagcattttttacacagaattggccgcgctgaaactcctgaatgtgattgtggattcgtagatgaagacatatatcacctcctagaatgcccacagcacgacgcaccaagacgccgacttaaatcatcgttaataacattagaccgcagaccactaagtttaaggaaacttttgggcccgtggccaagaAGAGGCTTACAGAAGTTTGCTTTAagagcattgaaaatttttcttgaagagagtggcatccttggccattactagcgcatttaagctttgttttgtattaacggcagagtgtatatttatgtgcgtgttgaccatttttgtcttggttatgttatgcaacagttgctgttcattttttttaacatctccgtgtgtacacatatatgtgattgttgaatatgttgttttgactgttatgttatgccttgactgttacgctaagttgtattttgtatgtactgcgggttaattgtgattagaaatttggaccctatgtacaccaagagctaaggagtagccggcgccttatttgtgcgccaacatctccttacattatgtgaataaaaaaagattatttttttctctcctttctttctctgcatCAGTTAGGTAGTTTTCAGTATTTTTTAAAACTTGAAACTAAAAAAAGTTGCTCCTCCATCCGCGTCTGGCTGCTTAACCACGCATTAAATTTTCTTCGTTAAGGTTAGCATGAAAGACTGATTTGCACACATGAcccagtacccccccccccccatatatgTGCTCTATAATTTATAAGGGTacttgtttgggctagttggtatctattcattgttacgttactGCGCACCGCTTGTGTTcatgtggttcagtcttcgtcctccaAGTGGTGCGCAGTAACGTAACAATGCTCTACAATCTTTCACGCCCTCCTTCTCATCGTCCTCTTCCACCTCTTCCTCGTCTTCATCTTCCTTTTTTTCATTCGCATcgtcaaccatattttttttgtattttcatggCGCCATTCGAGTGCAGAATATGTTCCGATGTCAAATCGGGCGTCTGTGCATGGACCTCACCAATGTCGTGGCATCTTCAGTAAATGGAAAGGAAATGCACTTTCCATGTTAGCTTCTTGCTTTTCCATTTCACTCCAACTTGACAGCACATTGAATTGCTGGTCTTGATTTAGTATTGTGTGTACTGGCACGACACGGTGCGCATTGTAGACGTTGCCAATAAAGGCTTCGAAGTATGAGATGCACTCAATACCTTTTCGCGTAGCTCGTCATTCTTCCGGCTTGTGTAGAGTTGCGCTGTCGAGTAAAATGCTTTTCAAGCTTCCTGTCAAGCCTTTCCTGTCCTGTCGCTGTCAACAGAACAGTGGATGTTATTTGCTCGGGAAACAGTCTCGAAAACAATAAATCGGACAAGAAACGAACGAACGCTTAGCTTGAGCTCCAAGGGCAAAGAGACAGCGTTTTCATGTACCGAGGCCTGGAGACAGAGGCTTAGGGAACGAAAGTTTATGCGGGCTCGCAGCTTGACATGATAATGTCAAGATGGATCTCTGACTTGAGTTTGCGCGGCTTTAGGCGGATTTAGCGCAGCGTTCTGGCGGATCACATTCCGTCCGCGCGTGTGCGATGCGGGCTTGCCTGCCACGATGTCGGTGGTCTGGTTCCACGTCCGCAAACACTGTGCACCGTATAAGGAAGGAGACTCGAAAGACTATTGCCAACGAAGTTGAATATGGTGAAGAGTGTTTGGATGGAACGGATCTCAGACGCGAAATAAGACGGGGGCAAGGAAAAGACGCAAACTTGTGCGCTTGCTTGCGTACTTTCTGTTTGGCTTCGTTCTTGGTATCTGGTGAGCATGAGACTGCTAGAATCTGAGTTTGCGGTCAGTTGCTACGCTCATGGATTAGCGTCACCTGCTGTAAAAACTGATACGTCGATCCAAAGCAGGATACGTAGCTGTCAGATAAGTGCTTTGAACGTAGACAGTGGCTTAccaaggaggagggggaggatagGTAGCAAagacagggaggtcaaccagacgcgcgtcaggtttgctaccctaccaATCGAACCTAACATAACCTAACCCTGAAGAGGGGAAACGTGCTGATATGGTGGAACATGTGATTGTGCCATTACACGCATACAACCAATCACTAacaaaaaattctgcagatcccacgccttgtgggaatcggtgttatgcgaagcagtcagcgagtagttgtctatgctgcatgttttggcttaaagccaagcgttaggaggtcgatcgacgtgtttttgtaatcgtagtagttgggtgcacatcgtggccttaccaggcacgtcgactacactggcgtttaaagggtaacttatggtctgacgtaacaccaGCACTTACTTTAGGGCTCAGACGTgagcattatcgaaacgaagtacattttacggtgcgacgatatgaatatcatacgtaactttcgttagcgtattctccGCAGTCGAGCAACGTTTgtatacagcttgctgaatcataggaatacaaatgaaatgtttattagacttctgtgaaagtggagccaacactggaaccacaattgacgttaacccggtaTGATTCCTGTTTCAAAgggtacatatgtaatgtttattgttttgttataaaattagatagcgtgcactgcaaccacaattgacgctgcaccgacactacgcctgcatagggtctttttctaaagcagtctCGAGACGTggtgtggtggaatacctgacttccacgcacaatgcttgggttcgattcctgttggcaTCGTggtctttattctttccattcgtcgagtcaacgctgccgatgtcagtttttctttacgctgccccatgtaaattaccaatgtctgttcttgccgttcctgggaagatataaactgtcaatctcctgtggcgcatacccacttaccgtatacgggtatgtgccacatgtgtctggaggaaagggtttgacgacgtacgcggcaggattttcacgttattcatgtcgtgaccagacaatcatattcgccaaaccctcttaccttcccattccaattttggtctacaccaagttatagatagatagatagatagatagatagatagatagatagatagatagatagatagatagatagatagatagatagatagatagatagatagatagatagatagatagatagatagatagatagatagatagatagatagatagatagatagatagatagatagatagatagatagatagatagatagatagatagatagatagatagatagatagatagatagatagatagaaaaaaaggttccctaagaaatgcttcgcatttaaaagtatggCTTACCAAAATGCTGGGGAATACGAGTGAGCAGTTAGGTGTTGGTTCGGGCTTGCACTGGTGAGGAGGCGCGCCCGTGACGACGGCTGAAATGAATTAATTATTCACAAGCAAGAACTTGGCCTGCCTGAGGCGTGATTGGAGAGCAGTACTATTGCACATGCGGTGAAAAGTGTATCGAGGGCCACTGTCAAACTCTCATACCACGGCATGTCGTGGCGTATGCTGATAACCTGAAAACTGCAGAAGGTACATACAAGGTGAAAACTGCAGAATAGCACATACAAGCGCTAAGGCTggaagttgctgccttgaagaagacaagaccagttGTCGACATGTTCGCTCCAGTGACACctcgtgttcaaggatttttcatattTAGAAGTCACTCTCCATATTTAGAAGTCACTCAAAAATATCAGCCGGTTATATCACTACGACGCGGCTCACAATTTTACACAGTTGAAAATAACTACCTGCATCATCGTCGTTATAACGCGCATCATCACAGAGACTGGCATAAAGGCTGACATGAAGACTTAGTTCTTACGCTTGTCACGTTTCAGGAATGCATCCGTACCAACGCAGTCAGCTGTGGATGCTTTTGACAAATGTATAATGAAGATGCCTTTTCTCGCTGGTTCTATTTTTTGCATTCCAAATCCAAGCGTTCACCAGAGTCAGACAGCACGCCCACAGCGCCGAAGGCATATGACACTGCTCTCTCCTTCTCCTGTGATGCCTAGCGAGGATGCCTTAAGATGGTATTTGCACTCACCATCTTTTGACAATTCGCAATACTCTCTTTGACAATAGTTACTCAAGATTGTTTAAGttcctttttctcttttagtTGACGTTCTGGACACGACACATCTGTGCGCATAGTGACGTCATATAATTTCGATTTTTCAAACCAAGTCGTAGACACGACTCTGATATCATGCTGCATGTACAGAACAAAGCCCAGACATTTAATATATAGCATCGTTCGCGACAGTTAccttttttattttatatcactCTGAGGGCAAACGGTCCAGCTGAACACCCCGTTTATGCGGGTCTAGATGAGTGTGCTGCACTAAACTTCATTCATTCGGATTTTCGTTCTCCCCAGGGTAAATACGTTCATTCTCACTAGGCACAGGCAGGCAAACACATTTCACGAGGGTGTACGAAAGGTGTCGGAAATAAATAGCATAAATATGAGGTAGACACGCATACTCCTTAATTAACGGAGTTGGCATTAGCCCTTGCTGTTACCACTATAGCAAGCGCGACAGCACAGAATCCCTATCTGCCCATCACTGCATATCTGTCTGACGAAGTTGTCGTTGCATTAACCAACAATGTGCAGAGCTCAACAGGCTTGTCTAGAACGCTGGGGCTGCGTATTTAGGACTGCATAAAAGGCGTGTACCGAGAACGCGTGGTTTGAGATAGCCCAAATCTACGTATGCGCTGCCACCAATGATGCATCATTAGATGTGGCCTATCTCAAACCAGGCGTAGTCGGCAGACCTCGCCAGTGCAGTCCGGAACGTGCCACTCGAGCATTCTAGACAAACGCGTTGACCTCTGTAAGCTGAAATAAATAACAGGAGTATAGGAGAGACAGAGGTAGAGAAACGAATTTCATGTGAACTCACCTGTTAAAACGAGTACAATCAGTAGCTCGCTCTTGGTCTTCGGCATCGCTGGCACTGGAGCAGCGGCGTGTACGCGACGAAGCAGAACCGCGAGTGCAATACAATCCATATAACGAGCAACTCGCGTTTCCGCGCTCTGTTTTATCGCTCGACTCTCTCCTGAAGGGTGCTATTTCCTAGCAACGAAAGAGCTTGCGCTTGCTAGTACGTGCAACGCGGCAGCTCATCTCAACTGGTGCTGACGCACGCTATAGAGCCAGCCATGGACAGCGTATATGGCTACCTTCCAATTCCAAGGGCCGTCCCCGCCGCTACCTTCTTCTGGCGTTCACTCGAAGACGTCGTGGTGTATGGAAGGGGAGGAGGGAAGGGGGCGACGCCGTACGAGCCACTGTGGGGCGGTGATGTACAATCGATTCTTCTTCGATGTGTCGCCCACCCCAACTATACGCCACCGACGTGGACGCTTCGACAAGGCATGGGAAGTGCCGAGTGAGTGGTGGTGCGTCGTGTGTTTGGCCACGTTACGCATGGCCTTCCTTGCGTTTAGTGACGGACGTCGTGGATCAAGAAGCGACTGCGGCGACGCCTTGCCCACCTCTATATATCCAAaggcccctctctctctctcagtcacCAGCAATCTGTGTCAGTGAGCCCTTTCCTACCAAACACTTTCACTATAACGCCGGGACGTGCTTGAGCGCCTCGCGTCGCATCATTCAGCGGTGgcagaagaaaggacacaaattGAGCTCGGCGAAAAAGCGTTTAACCACTTCTTCGATGTGCTTCGTCTTGTGCAATGTTTCGTTCGGCGTTCGACGTTGAAAGAATGGTCGACGTACGTCCCACGGCGACATTGATGATTCCGTTCGTTATTTACATTTACATCACGTGAAGTTGATTGACGTTTAGAATACTGCGTACTTTGTTCGACAGGGACAGACAAGCAGTTTGCGTGTAGCGGATGCTTCTAGGGAAGAAGCTCCGGACATCTTAACGGCAGTTGCGAAATAGCTTTGTCGAACGAGTaagcgttttttttctcttgttggCAGGAATACGTGCCAACAGCATTGATTGTAAAGTTGAAGGTTGTAATGGAAGCTGTATATGTTTAGTTGTATAGTTCGATATTATAGTCGTAAATTGTAGCTGCAAGTTATATTTTTACGTTGCAGTGGTAAGTTGTAAGTTGTAAGCTATAGTTATCAGTTATAATGCAGCGGAGACGCACTACAACATAACCGCGACAATAGCAAGAGGGGTGTCAGCAAACCGCGATGCTGCTAATACACCGTAACTTGCCACAAACTCGCCTCGTATCGCAACGTACGTACAGCTTCGTCATTGCTAAGAAAATCAGCTTGGTGGTCATTGCGCTGCTGTAGTCGCTTGTCCGGCACATAAATGTAACGCATTGGGTCATAGGTGGCAACAAGGAAAGCGCGATTTTGGCTAGACACAGCGTCATCTATATTGTCAGTAGGAGTATACTTCTCGCGTATGCGGGTATACGCCTACACAATAATACGTCTCCGTTGCGCTAATGTTGACTGAACTGCAATATTTAGCGCCACAAGAGTTCATAGCATGTtacgacagacgccgtagtgaaggggtTCAAATTAATCCTGATGATTCTATATATCTGTACCATGCCCTGAAATCCCTAAAAACGTGAGTTCTTAAATTTCACCTTCTTTTTAAAGGTCTTGCTCTCAATATTTAGGCTTCCCATAAAAAGGTATTGTCCATCTGAAGAACTAACCGCTACCTACAGCGGTAACGCCACTTCACCACACGAACAAGTTTTTCATTGTGCCATATGATatttttttaagggcgaagctccttaaagcggcacccgttcgtccctcgtagtgcgtaaccagtcgtaacgctagtaccagatcttgacctccaaggtggtgccgatgggagatttctcctgtgcgttgttgaacaataaaaaattcgcagcgtgcgcgttaactaaaagccgaattcttctgtctctcattccgcattagcagccattggcatgttccagtaggaaacgttagtagaagtagaagtgtaagtgttagctaaaagccgacttcttctgtctctcattcccattagcagccattgtttacctccaaggtagtgcctgtgagatttctcctgtgcgtgattaaacaataaaaattttgttcaaaacgccgttgattgatgaaataaaccaacgaaagacgccagatgttttctaaaagcaaaacgaaaagacgccagatgtttctaaagcaaaacgaaaagacgccagctgcttaacgaaagacgccagatgttttctaaagcaatggttttctaaacaatgaaaattcacagcgtacatgtaaaattaaagtgagctgcaggcataactctcatcgaacctttagtataaacgcgcccgatctcacgtcggtgatgatgtactgggcagaattcacggaagattcacggtttaccgatgaacctccgcagcttcgcccactcatcattcactccgtggacatgctgtgatttttttagttttcatgtggTTTTGTGACATATTCATCTTTACATTTGTTGAACTGTGAGTCTTTTATGTCGTATTCAAGCGATGCAACGCCCTCGTCCTTTCACCTTTACTCAGGTTATTTGTTAAGTGACATCTGACTTTATCGATTCCTTTACATGCGCAAAGCTCAGTGAGATTGGTCCCACGATTTGCGGTGTTCGTTTGGCTGCTATCTTGGGCTGCGCCCTTATTCAGCGATGTTCTTATGTTTGTCGGCACATACAAGATTTACAGGTTGGTCACGTGTCCAGGTTCCCGATTGAAATATATGTTGCTTGCTTACCAGAAATAAACAGTTGGCAGTCTGCGCTCGTGGTATTCCGTATGTCCCTTCCTCGTGCCCtcgtcttttcgcgcagtttaataaCGTCTAAAAGCTATTAACGAATTAGTCCGCCAGAATGTCTTACACCACATACGGTAATGCTTTTGTACTTGCGTACTTACTGAATTGCATTAAGCGTTAGACCaccagagtgccgcggaacccctaactttttcttgagcatgaagacaatcaaAAGCAGGGGGggggtaggaggggggggggtgcaaccacAGTTTTAGCACTGCCCGcgttggcctgttctcttttcCTTAATATCGAAGACCATCGCCGGTGATGTACAACACATAGACTTGCGGTTCCCCCCCGCGCCGCTCCGCGAGTCGCGTAAAGcgcccgccgaccatacactgcacgcttcaggcaccgcgcagcgCAAGCGATGTGCTCGCGCAAACGCGCTGGACGTGCAGAAGACTGTTTTATGTTTTGCAAAACAAAACAGGAGGCATGCCAATTgcacagcgaaacggccgtcgaccgatacaccggtcgtaaagctaagccttaatgctcgtgtagcccacagtCGGCCCgaagcgacgcctcttacgcGCATTAAAGCGCTCGTTGCGCGTTTTCATTACAAACCGACATAGGGCAGTGGCCAATcaccgagtatgaaaactgtgccacgtaATTGCCGATGCGTCATGAACCACAAATAAAGAgccgaggtgcccgttaatgtcgtttgaaatggtttgaacgctcacgagcatgaattaccagcggTCCGCGCATTATGTCACAACGGGTCCGCAAATCGTggtgcaagtttcatggcgcgcactagacgaTGAGTCTTTatagtgctgctaccacgtggATTTCTCGCTGCCCGCAGACACCCGACGTCCGTATGCGgcgtgcgatggcttcgttaaatgcaaaatgcgatgcaaatttgcttgtctaaaaaaattcggcagatcccacgccttgtgggaatcggtttcatgcgaagcaaaagatgtccttcacggaacccctgggttccgcggaacctaATTTGAGAACCCATGCCTTAGACAATGGTTCTTCCACGCTAGATTTAAAGTGCTCTTGCAATTGTAAATCGTGAGTTGCAACAGCGTGTGCGTATAATAAGTAGTACAAACACGTTATGCGCTCGAACTACATGAGGAGGTGCATGTGCCAAATGCGCATTGTTACATACGTACATCAGCGAACGGTCCTTTTATTGTATGCAGTACACTGCGTGGAGTGAAAAAAACTAATGTAGATAGGGGCTTGAAAGTTCAGCTTTAGTCGCAGGAGcctcatgtctttttttttttgtgtggatgCACTGCTTCCCTGTGTTTTTCTGTTCTATAGAACGATCGATTCACCAATTTATTAATTAAAGCCGCGCCAGCTGCGTTACACGAGCTTTTATTTTCGTGAGATATAAGTTTTTATCTACGTGAAAAACGCATTGACAATTTCTCGTGTTCTGAGACAGATCTCATTTCTCCATCCTCCAACTGGAGAATATTCGCCGGTGCTGCTGAGGAGGACTACCTCCTCACTGATGCCGAAGGGAAACCAGTGCAGTACCCTGAAACAAAATAGATAATGAAAAAAGCGTGAAAAGAGCACATAAATGATAATGTCGCATGATTGTTGGCAATAAAGCGATTTATCGCTTGACGATTGGTTCTGACACGGACCATATTGTACAATTGTGAAAGACGACTGTGAAGTTGCAGCGCTAGCGGAAACCTTTCGGTATTAACGTCTTCATAAATTTAAGCACATTCTTCGAAGCTAATTACGCCGTCAAAACAGCGATACCGCAAACGAGGATCTTTTCCAGCATTTTTAGCAGACCATATTTGTTTTTCAAAGTATACTCGAATATTTCAGTGGTTTAAGCTCCCGGAGGTAACCTGAGATCCTTAACTGGCTGTCTCTATACGCAATATTTGCTCGTATTATTCTATTTTGATGTCTAAAACATGCATGTCGAGTGACATATGGCTTTGTATTGTGTTCGTATTTTATGGCATAGACCACATAAGGTGGCTATGTATGATGTTTTACAGCATGCTCAGCTCAAGCTAGCTCTCTGCGCATCTCAACTGATAAGCCAGACCAAAATAAAGGACTCTCACCCCGTCTTCACAAACGTAGTCAGTTCAGTAAGGTTCCACATCGGTTCAAAGAGTCCAGTACCGATGTAGACATAGAAGAACACCACGGCTTTTCTCTCGGTAGCCTCTGATGCTAAGTCTAGCAACGGGCAGTAGTACATGGCATCTACGAGCAGCCGGCTAACTCCCGAGCGGTCCAGGCTGGCTAGGAAGGCTTTGGCTCTGTCTGATAGATTAACGCCACCACCAGTACCATTCGAGCGACCGAAGAGGCGTGCCGCCCGAGTCATCATTTCGCTTGGTTTGACTCCTCCTCTCGTCACGTTGTTCTTCGCGAGGGCGTCGTCCACGTATGCGAGAGCGTCTCGCAGGCTGTAGCCGCACAGTACGCTCACTTCCGTCAGCTGGCTGGTCGCGACGTTCTTGACGAGTGTGTGGAACGAGAGCGGCTTGACCTCTCTCGAAGGTACAAATCCCAGGTTGCCCACCGTCTGGCTCGCTCTCACGAGGTCCTTGTAGTCCCTGTTCTTAAGGCAGCGCAGGGTCGCCTCAGTGAACATTGCGGAGTCGACAAGGCATCCGAGATGCCTGGCCAGGATGCGCGCGTCGGCGACTTGGCTCCGCGGCAGCAGAGACATCGGCGACAGGCCGTGGAGCACGAAGCGCTTAAAGTAGGGCGCGGAGCGCAGGTCGGCGGCGAAAAGGTCCGTGGCCAGCAGCAGACCTCCACCTCCGAGACCCAGAGCGACCATCTGCGTAGGATCGCCGTAGAAGGCGCCCACGTTGCTACGTATCCAGGACAGAGCGAGAGCGACGTCCGTGAAAGCCGCGTTGCCCGGCGCCTCTTCCATGGGCGTTCTCAGGTACCCCAACGCTCCGAGCCTTACGTTGAGCGCCACCACCACGACGTCCCCGTAGGCGGCCATCCGGCACCAGGAGTTCTGGTAGTCGGTGACGTGGCCCGTCTGGAACCAGTCGGTGGTCAAGGCGACCACGACAGTCTTGAGCAAGTCGGTCGGCTGGCACAAGAACGGCGACCAGATAGAGAGCGTCAAGCAGTCTTCGGAGCCTACGGGCGTGCGGCTCGTCGGGGACATCTGGGCGCACGGAGGTCCGTGCTCGTATGCGTGGAACGTGCCGTTGGTGTCCCACGGCGCGGACGCTACTGCCGCGCCGAAGCGCCGGCTGCCCGCCGTCGATGCCGCGTAGCGAATGCCGAAGAAGTGGCGAACGTGAGGCTCCGAGGGGTCCGC harbors:
- the LOC119391201 gene encoding cholinesterase 2, which codes for MSHTEFANLPDKIPLMSGKPHMLTSNIGVIDAVHTTTTSALENSSYSRAPTTAASEKKSLSISLPVLSAMNTGTATPVSQHSAAPSRAASVCLSITTVLLVITFALLYLRPHFIRGVGFISQPTTARVHGASEPDDCVDTSTQLSVQLADGIIYGKSSQPADPSEPHVRHFFGIRYAASTAGSRRFGAAVASAPWDTNGTFHAYEHGPPCAQMSPTSRTPVGSEDCLTLSIWSPFLCQPTDLLKTVVVALTTDWFQTGHVTDYQNSWCRMAAYGDVVVVALNVRLGALGYLRTPMEEAPGNAAFTDVALALSWIRSNVGAFYGDPTQMVALGLGGGGLLLATDLFAADLRSAPYFKRFVLHGLSPMSLLPRSQVADARILARHLGCLVDSAMFTEATLRCLKNRDYKDLVRASQTVGNLGFVPSREVKPLSFHTLVKNVATSQLTEVSVLCGYSLRDALAYVDDALAKNNVTRGGVKPSEMMTRAARLFGRSNGTGGGVNLSDRAKAFLASLDRSGVSRLLVDAMYYCPLLDLASEATERKAVVFFYVYIGTGLFEPMWNLTELTTFVKTG